The following proteins come from a genomic window of Neofelis nebulosa isolate mNeoNeb1 chromosome 5, mNeoNeb1.pri, whole genome shotgun sequence:
- the ZDHHC19 gene encoding palmitoyltransferase ZDHHC19 isoform X2: protein MPVLKDAMPLMKEPHPLPQAPLPWILPSLFAAFNVVLLVVFSGLFFAFPWLAQNGEWAFPLVTGLLCVLTFFSLVSLNFSDPGILHQGSNEQGPMMVHVVWVNQRAFRLQWCQKCCFHRPPRTYHCPWCNVCVEDFDHHCKWVNNCIGHRNFRFFMLLVLSLCLYSGALLVTCLIFLVRTTHLPFSMDKAMAILVSVPAAGFLVPLFLLLLIQAMSVSAAQRSCEGKCQYLQGYNPFDHGCASNWYLTICAPLGPKYMAEAVWLQRVAGSDWVPMQNLHFPVCPSVLRPPALSDPGSGPQPQPLSLHKPGKGPSGRGSSFPGAPHRPSVFSPAAGVPQTRLCPPLAPSHPAMPGAPASEPHLLSPVWRPVCAPPLPTSLVGVSRSSTKAY, encoded by the exons ATGCCAGTCTTGAAGGACGCCATGCCCCTCATGAAGGAGCCCCATCCCCTGCCTCAGGCCCCGCTTCCCTGGATCCTCCCAAGCCTGTTTGCTGCCTTCAATGTGGTGCTGCTGGTAGTTTTCAGTGGCCTTTTCTTTGCGTTCCC GTGGCTGGCCCAGAATGGGGAGTGGGCCTTTCCTCTTGTCACAGgcctcctctgtgtcctcaccttCTTCAGTCTCGTTTCACTCAATTTCTCAGACCCGGGCATCTTGCATCAAG GCTCCAATGAACAGGGCCCCATGATGGTGCATGTGGTGTGGGTGAACCAGAGGGCCTTCCGTCTGCAATGGTGCCAAAAGTGCTGCTTCCACCGCCCACCCCGGACCTACCACTGTCCCTGGTGCAACGTCTGTGTGGAA GACTTTGACCACCACTGCAAATGGGTTAATAACTGCATCGGTCACCGTAACTTCCGCTTCTTCATGCTGCTCGTCCTGTCCTTGTGCCTCTACTCGGGTGCCCTGCTGGTGACCTGCCTGATCTTCCTGGTGCGCACAACCCACCTGCCCTTCTCCATGGACAAGGCCATGGC CATCCTGGTGAGCGTACCCGCCGCCGGCTTCCTGGTGCCactcttcctgctgctgctgaTCCAGGCCATGTCGGTGAGCGCGGCCCAGCGCTCCTGCGAGGGTAAG TGCCAATACCTGCAGGGATACAACCCCTTCGACCATGGCTGTGCCAGCAACTGGTATTTAACAATTTGTGCACCGCTGGGACCCAA GTACATGGCTGAAGCTGTCTGGCTGCAGAGAGTGGCGGGGTCTGACTGGGTGCCCATGCAGAACCTGCACTTCCCAGTGTGCCCCTCGGTGCTCCGTCCCCCAGCCCTCTCAGACCCTGGCTCTGGCCCCCAGCCCCAACCTCTGAGTCTCCACAAACCAGGGAAGGGTCCCTCAGGGAGAGGCTCTAGTTTTCCAGGag CTCCACACAGGCCCAGTGTTTTTTCCCCTGCTGCAGGAGTGCCCCAGACGAGGCTCTGCCCACCTCTCGCCCCTTCACACCCGGCGATGCCAGGAGCCCCTGCATCTGAACCTCATCTCCTGAGCCCTGTGTGGAGGCCTGTCTGTGCCCCACCCTTGCCCACTTCCCTGGTGGGAGTGTCGAGATCCTCCACCAAAGCCTATTAA
- the ZDHHC19 gene encoding palmitoyltransferase ZDHHC19 isoform X7 yields the protein MPVLKDAMPLMKEPHPLPQAPLPWILPSLFAAFNVVLLVVFSGLFFAFPCRWLAQNGEWAFPLVTGLLCVLTFFSLVSLNFSDPGILHQGSNEQGPMMVHVVWVNQRAFRLQWCQKCCFHRPPRTYHCPWCNVCVEDFDHHCKWVNNCIGHRNFRFFMLLVLSLCLYSGALLVTCLIFLVRTTHLPFSMDKAMAILVSVPAAGFLVPLFLLLLIQAMSVSAAQRSCEGKCQYLQGYNPFDHGCASNWYLTICAPLGPKYMAEAVWLQRVAGSDWVPMQNLHFPVCPSVLRPPALSDPGSGPQPQPLSLHKPGKGPSGRGSSFPGGSELLH from the exons ATGCCAGTCTTGAAGGACGCCATGCCCCTCATGAAGGAGCCCCATCCCCTGCCTCAGGCCCCGCTTCCCTGGATCCTCCCAAGCCTGTTTGCTGCCTTCAATGTGGTGCTGCTGGTAGTTTTCAGTGGCCTTTTCTTTGCGTTCCC TTGCAGGTGGCTGGCCCAGAATGGGGAGTGGGCCTTTCCTCTTGTCACAGgcctcctctgtgtcctcaccttCTTCAGTCTCGTTTCACTCAATTTCTCAGACCCGGGCATCTTGCATCAAG GCTCCAATGAACAGGGCCCCATGATGGTGCATGTGGTGTGGGTGAACCAGAGGGCCTTCCGTCTGCAATGGTGCCAAAAGTGCTGCTTCCACCGCCCACCCCGGACCTACCACTGTCCCTGGTGCAACGTCTGTGTGGAA GACTTTGACCACCACTGCAAATGGGTTAATAACTGCATCGGTCACCGTAACTTCCGCTTCTTCATGCTGCTCGTCCTGTCCTTGTGCCTCTACTCGGGTGCCCTGCTGGTGACCTGCCTGATCTTCCTGGTGCGCACAACCCACCTGCCCTTCTCCATGGACAAGGCCATGGC CATCCTGGTGAGCGTACCCGCCGCCGGCTTCCTGGTGCCactcttcctgctgctgctgaTCCAGGCCATGTCGGTGAGCGCGGCCCAGCGCTCCTGCGAGGGTAAG TGCCAATACCTGCAGGGATACAACCCCTTCGACCATGGCTGTGCCAGCAACTGGTATTTAACAATTTGTGCACCGCTGGGACCCAA GTACATGGCTGAAGCTGTCTGGCTGCAGAGAGTGGCGGGGTCTGACTGGGTGCCCATGCAGAACCTGCACTTCCCAGTGTGCCCCTCGGTGCTCCGTCCCCCAGCCCTCTCAGACCCTGGCTCTGGCCCCCAGCCCCAACCTCTGAGTCTCCACAAACCAGGGAAGGGTCCCTCAGGGAGAGGCTCTAGTTTTCCAGGag GTTCAGAACTGCTACATTAG
- the ZDHHC19 gene encoding palmitoyltransferase ZDHHC19 isoform X1, protein MPVLKDAMPLMKEPHPLPQAPLPWILPSLFAAFNVVLLVVFSGLFFAFPCRWLAQNGEWAFPLVTGLLCVLTFFSLVSLNFSDPGILHQGSNEQGPMMVHVVWVNQRAFRLQWCQKCCFHRPPRTYHCPWCNVCVEDFDHHCKWVNNCIGHRNFRFFMLLVLSLCLYSGALLVTCLIFLVRTTHLPFSMDKAMAILVSVPAAGFLVPLFLLLLIQAMSVSAAQRSCEGKCQYLQGYNPFDHGCASNWYLTICAPLGPKYMAEAVWLQRVAGSDWVPMQNLHFPVCPSVLRPPALSDPGSGPQPQPLSLHKPGKGPSGRGSSFPGAPHRPSVFSPAAGVPQTRLCPPLAPSHPAMPGAPASEPHLLSPVWRPVCAPPLPTSLVGVSRSSTKAY, encoded by the exons ATGCCAGTCTTGAAGGACGCCATGCCCCTCATGAAGGAGCCCCATCCCCTGCCTCAGGCCCCGCTTCCCTGGATCCTCCCAAGCCTGTTTGCTGCCTTCAATGTGGTGCTGCTGGTAGTTTTCAGTGGCCTTTTCTTTGCGTTCCC TTGCAGGTGGCTGGCCCAGAATGGGGAGTGGGCCTTTCCTCTTGTCACAGgcctcctctgtgtcctcaccttCTTCAGTCTCGTTTCACTCAATTTCTCAGACCCGGGCATCTTGCATCAAG GCTCCAATGAACAGGGCCCCATGATGGTGCATGTGGTGTGGGTGAACCAGAGGGCCTTCCGTCTGCAATGGTGCCAAAAGTGCTGCTTCCACCGCCCACCCCGGACCTACCACTGTCCCTGGTGCAACGTCTGTGTGGAA GACTTTGACCACCACTGCAAATGGGTTAATAACTGCATCGGTCACCGTAACTTCCGCTTCTTCATGCTGCTCGTCCTGTCCTTGTGCCTCTACTCGGGTGCCCTGCTGGTGACCTGCCTGATCTTCCTGGTGCGCACAACCCACCTGCCCTTCTCCATGGACAAGGCCATGGC CATCCTGGTGAGCGTACCCGCCGCCGGCTTCCTGGTGCCactcttcctgctgctgctgaTCCAGGCCATGTCGGTGAGCGCGGCCCAGCGCTCCTGCGAGGGTAAG TGCCAATACCTGCAGGGATACAACCCCTTCGACCATGGCTGTGCCAGCAACTGGTATTTAACAATTTGTGCACCGCTGGGACCCAA GTACATGGCTGAAGCTGTCTGGCTGCAGAGAGTGGCGGGGTCTGACTGGGTGCCCATGCAGAACCTGCACTTCCCAGTGTGCCCCTCGGTGCTCCGTCCCCCAGCCCTCTCAGACCCTGGCTCTGGCCCCCAGCCCCAACCTCTGAGTCTCCACAAACCAGGGAAGGGTCCCTCAGGGAGAGGCTCTAGTTTTCCAGGag CTCCACACAGGCCCAGTGTTTTTTCCCCTGCTGCAGGAGTGCCCCAGACGAGGCTCTGCCCACCTCTCGCCCCTTCACACCCGGCGATGCCAGGAGCCCCTGCATCTGAACCTCATCTCCTGAGCCCTGTGTGGAGGCCTGTCTGTGCCCCACCCTTGCCCACTTCCCTGGTGGGAGTGTCGAGATCCTCCACCAAAGCCTATTAA
- the ZDHHC19 gene encoding palmitoyltransferase ZDHHC19 isoform X5 has protein sequence MPVLKDAMPLMKEPHPLPQAPLPWILPSLFAAFNVVLLVVFSGLFFAFPCRWLAQNGEWAFPLVTGLLCVLTFFSLVSLNFSDPGILHQGSNEQGPMMVHVVWVNQRAFRLQWCQKCCFHRPPRTYHCPWCNVCVEDFDHHCKWVNNCIGHRNFRFFMLLVLSLCLYSGALLVTCLIFLVRTTHLPFSMDKAMAILVSVPAAGFLVPLFLLLLIQAMSVSAAQRSCEGKCQYLQGYNPFDHGCASNWYLTICAPLGPKYMAEAVWLQRVAGSDWVPMQNLHFPVCPSVLRPPALSDPGSGPQPQPLSLHKPGKGPSGRGSSFPGERERKRERECTCVCWERDSVDITSVGGEPPHPMFGWP, from the exons ATGCCAGTCTTGAAGGACGCCATGCCCCTCATGAAGGAGCCCCATCCCCTGCCTCAGGCCCCGCTTCCCTGGATCCTCCCAAGCCTGTTTGCTGCCTTCAATGTGGTGCTGCTGGTAGTTTTCAGTGGCCTTTTCTTTGCGTTCCC TTGCAGGTGGCTGGCCCAGAATGGGGAGTGGGCCTTTCCTCTTGTCACAGgcctcctctgtgtcctcaccttCTTCAGTCTCGTTTCACTCAATTTCTCAGACCCGGGCATCTTGCATCAAG GCTCCAATGAACAGGGCCCCATGATGGTGCATGTGGTGTGGGTGAACCAGAGGGCCTTCCGTCTGCAATGGTGCCAAAAGTGCTGCTTCCACCGCCCACCCCGGACCTACCACTGTCCCTGGTGCAACGTCTGTGTGGAA GACTTTGACCACCACTGCAAATGGGTTAATAACTGCATCGGTCACCGTAACTTCCGCTTCTTCATGCTGCTCGTCCTGTCCTTGTGCCTCTACTCGGGTGCCCTGCTGGTGACCTGCCTGATCTTCCTGGTGCGCACAACCCACCTGCCCTTCTCCATGGACAAGGCCATGGC CATCCTGGTGAGCGTACCCGCCGCCGGCTTCCTGGTGCCactcttcctgctgctgctgaTCCAGGCCATGTCGGTGAGCGCGGCCCAGCGCTCCTGCGAGGGTAAG TGCCAATACCTGCAGGGATACAACCCCTTCGACCATGGCTGTGCCAGCAACTGGTATTTAACAATTTGTGCACCGCTGGGACCCAA GTACATGGCTGAAGCTGTCTGGCTGCAGAGAGTGGCGGGGTCTGACTGGGTGCCCATGCAGAACCTGCACTTCCCAGTGTGCCCCTCGGTGCTCCGTCCCCCAGCCCTCTCAGACCCTGGCTCTGGCCCCCAGCCCCAACCTCTGAGTCTCCACAAACCAGGGAAGGGTCCCTCAGGGAGAGGCTCTAGTTTTCCAGGag agagagagagaaagagagagagagagtgtacttgtgtgtgttgggagagggATTCTGTGGATATTACAAGTGTCGGGGGGGAACCCCCTCACCCCATGTTTGGCTGGCCCTGA
- the ZDHHC19 gene encoding palmitoyltransferase ZDHHC19 isoform X6 yields the protein MPVLKDAMPLMKEPHPLPQAPLPWILPSLFAAFNVVLLVVFSGLFFAFPCRWLAQNGEWAFPLVTGLLCVLTFFSLVSLNFSDPGILHQGSNEQGPMMVHVVWVNQRAFRLQWCQKCCFHRPPRTYHCPWCNVCVEDFDHHCKWVNNCIGHRNFRFFMLLVLSLCLYSGALLVTCLIFLVRTTHLPFSMDKAMAILVSVPAAGFLVPLFLLLLIQAMSVSAAQRSCEGKCQYLQGYNPFDHGCASNWYLTICAPLGPKYMAEAVWLQRVAGSDWVPMQNLHFPVCPSVLRPPALSDPGSGPQPQPLSLHKPGKGPSGRGSSFPGVFFPLLQECPRRGSAHLSPLHTRRCQEPLHLNLIS from the exons ATGCCAGTCTTGAAGGACGCCATGCCCCTCATGAAGGAGCCCCATCCCCTGCCTCAGGCCCCGCTTCCCTGGATCCTCCCAAGCCTGTTTGCTGCCTTCAATGTGGTGCTGCTGGTAGTTTTCAGTGGCCTTTTCTTTGCGTTCCC TTGCAGGTGGCTGGCCCAGAATGGGGAGTGGGCCTTTCCTCTTGTCACAGgcctcctctgtgtcctcaccttCTTCAGTCTCGTTTCACTCAATTTCTCAGACCCGGGCATCTTGCATCAAG GCTCCAATGAACAGGGCCCCATGATGGTGCATGTGGTGTGGGTGAACCAGAGGGCCTTCCGTCTGCAATGGTGCCAAAAGTGCTGCTTCCACCGCCCACCCCGGACCTACCACTGTCCCTGGTGCAACGTCTGTGTGGAA GACTTTGACCACCACTGCAAATGGGTTAATAACTGCATCGGTCACCGTAACTTCCGCTTCTTCATGCTGCTCGTCCTGTCCTTGTGCCTCTACTCGGGTGCCCTGCTGGTGACCTGCCTGATCTTCCTGGTGCGCACAACCCACCTGCCCTTCTCCATGGACAAGGCCATGGC CATCCTGGTGAGCGTACCCGCCGCCGGCTTCCTGGTGCCactcttcctgctgctgctgaTCCAGGCCATGTCGGTGAGCGCGGCCCAGCGCTCCTGCGAGGGTAAG TGCCAATACCTGCAGGGATACAACCCCTTCGACCATGGCTGTGCCAGCAACTGGTATTTAACAATTTGTGCACCGCTGGGACCCAA GTACATGGCTGAAGCTGTCTGGCTGCAGAGAGTGGCGGGGTCTGACTGGGTGCCCATGCAGAACCTGCACTTCCCAGTGTGCCCCTCGGTGCTCCGTCCCCCAGCCCTCTCAGACCCTGGCTCTGGCCCCCAGCCCCAACCTCTGAGTCTCCACAAACCAGGGAAGGGTCCCTCAGGGAGAGGCTCTAGTTTTCCAGGag TGTTTTTTCCCCTGCTGCAGGAGTGCCCCAGACGAGGCTCTGCCCACCTCTCGCCCCTTCACACCCGGCGATGCCAGGAGCCCCTGCATCTGAACCTCATCTCCTGA
- the ZDHHC19 gene encoding palmitoyltransferase ZDHHC19 isoform X4 yields the protein MPVLKDAMPLMKEPHPLPQAPLPWILPSLFAAFNVVLLVVFSGLFFAFPCRWLAQNGEWAFPLVTGLLCVLTFFSLVSLNFSDPGILHQGSNEQGPMMVHVVWVNQRAFRLQWCQKCCFHRPPRTYHCPWCNVCVEDFDHHCKWVNNCIGHRNFRFFMLLVLSLCLYSGALLVTCLIFLVRTTHLPFSMDKAMAILVSVPAAGFLVPLFLLLLIQAMSVSAAQRSCEGKCQYLQGYNPFDHGCASNWYLTICAPLGPKYMAEAVWLQRVAGSDWVPMQNLHFPVCPSVLRPPALSDPGSGPQPQPLSLHKPGKGPSGRGSSFPGGPVFFPLLQECPRRGSAHLSPLHTRRCQEPLHLNLIS from the exons ATGCCAGTCTTGAAGGACGCCATGCCCCTCATGAAGGAGCCCCATCCCCTGCCTCAGGCCCCGCTTCCCTGGATCCTCCCAAGCCTGTTTGCTGCCTTCAATGTGGTGCTGCTGGTAGTTTTCAGTGGCCTTTTCTTTGCGTTCCC TTGCAGGTGGCTGGCCCAGAATGGGGAGTGGGCCTTTCCTCTTGTCACAGgcctcctctgtgtcctcaccttCTTCAGTCTCGTTTCACTCAATTTCTCAGACCCGGGCATCTTGCATCAAG GCTCCAATGAACAGGGCCCCATGATGGTGCATGTGGTGTGGGTGAACCAGAGGGCCTTCCGTCTGCAATGGTGCCAAAAGTGCTGCTTCCACCGCCCACCCCGGACCTACCACTGTCCCTGGTGCAACGTCTGTGTGGAA GACTTTGACCACCACTGCAAATGGGTTAATAACTGCATCGGTCACCGTAACTTCCGCTTCTTCATGCTGCTCGTCCTGTCCTTGTGCCTCTACTCGGGTGCCCTGCTGGTGACCTGCCTGATCTTCCTGGTGCGCACAACCCACCTGCCCTTCTCCATGGACAAGGCCATGGC CATCCTGGTGAGCGTACCCGCCGCCGGCTTCCTGGTGCCactcttcctgctgctgctgaTCCAGGCCATGTCGGTGAGCGCGGCCCAGCGCTCCTGCGAGGGTAAG TGCCAATACCTGCAGGGATACAACCCCTTCGACCATGGCTGTGCCAGCAACTGGTATTTAACAATTTGTGCACCGCTGGGACCCAA GTACATGGCTGAAGCTGTCTGGCTGCAGAGAGTGGCGGGGTCTGACTGGGTGCCCATGCAGAACCTGCACTTCCCAGTGTGCCCCTCGGTGCTCCGTCCCCCAGCCCTCTCAGACCCTGGCTCTGGCCCCCAGCCCCAACCTCTGAGTCTCCACAAACCAGGGAAGGGTCCCTCAGGGAGAGGCTCTAGTTTTCCAGGag GCCCAGTGTTTTTTCCCCTGCTGCAGGAGTGCCCCAGACGAGGCTCTGCCCACCTCTCGCCCCTTCACACCCGGCGATGCCAGGAGCCCCTGCATCTGAACCTCATCTCCTGA
- the ZDHHC19 gene encoding palmitoyltransferase ZDHHC19 isoform X3 — MPVLKDAMPLMKEPHPLPQAPLPWILPSLFAAFNVVLLVVFSGLFFAFPCRWLAQNGEWAFPLVTGLLCVLTFFSLVSLNFSDPGILHQGSNEQGPMMVHVVWVNQRAFRLQWCQKCCFHRPPRTYHCPWCNVCVEDFDHHCKWVNNCIGHRNFRFFMLLVLSLCLYSGALLVTCLIFLVRTTHLPFSMDKAMAILVSVPAAGFLVPLFLLLLIQAMSVSAAQRSCEGKCQYLQGYNPFDHGCASNWYLTICAPLGPKYMAEAVWLQRVAGSDWVPMQNLHFPVCPSVLRPPALSDPGSGPQPQPLSLHKPGKGPSGRGSSFPGGVPQTRLCPPLAPSHPAMPGAPASEPHLLSPVWRPVCAPPLPTSLVGVSRSSTKAY, encoded by the exons ATGCCAGTCTTGAAGGACGCCATGCCCCTCATGAAGGAGCCCCATCCCCTGCCTCAGGCCCCGCTTCCCTGGATCCTCCCAAGCCTGTTTGCTGCCTTCAATGTGGTGCTGCTGGTAGTTTTCAGTGGCCTTTTCTTTGCGTTCCC TTGCAGGTGGCTGGCCCAGAATGGGGAGTGGGCCTTTCCTCTTGTCACAGgcctcctctgtgtcctcaccttCTTCAGTCTCGTTTCACTCAATTTCTCAGACCCGGGCATCTTGCATCAAG GCTCCAATGAACAGGGCCCCATGATGGTGCATGTGGTGTGGGTGAACCAGAGGGCCTTCCGTCTGCAATGGTGCCAAAAGTGCTGCTTCCACCGCCCACCCCGGACCTACCACTGTCCCTGGTGCAACGTCTGTGTGGAA GACTTTGACCACCACTGCAAATGGGTTAATAACTGCATCGGTCACCGTAACTTCCGCTTCTTCATGCTGCTCGTCCTGTCCTTGTGCCTCTACTCGGGTGCCCTGCTGGTGACCTGCCTGATCTTCCTGGTGCGCACAACCCACCTGCCCTTCTCCATGGACAAGGCCATGGC CATCCTGGTGAGCGTACCCGCCGCCGGCTTCCTGGTGCCactcttcctgctgctgctgaTCCAGGCCATGTCGGTGAGCGCGGCCCAGCGCTCCTGCGAGGGTAAG TGCCAATACCTGCAGGGATACAACCCCTTCGACCATGGCTGTGCCAGCAACTGGTATTTAACAATTTGTGCACCGCTGGGACCCAA GTACATGGCTGAAGCTGTCTGGCTGCAGAGAGTGGCGGGGTCTGACTGGGTGCCCATGCAGAACCTGCACTTCCCAGTGTGCCCCTCGGTGCTCCGTCCCCCAGCCCTCTCAGACCCTGGCTCTGGCCCCCAGCCCCAACCTCTGAGTCTCCACAAACCAGGGAAGGGTCCCTCAGGGAGAGGCTCTAGTTTTCCAGGag GAGTGCCCCAGACGAGGCTCTGCCCACCTCTCGCCCCTTCACACCCGGCGATGCCAGGAGCCCCTGCATCTGAACCTCATCTCCTGAGCCCTGTGTGGAGGCCTGTCTGTGCCCCACCCTTGCCCACTTCCCTGGTGGGAGTGTCGAGATCCTCCACCAAAGCCTATTAA
- the ZDHHC19 gene encoding palmitoyltransferase ZDHHC19 isoform X8, producing the protein MMVHVVWVNQRAFRLQWCQKCCFHRPPRTYHCPWCNVCVEDFDHHCKWVNNCIGHRNFRFFMLLVLSLCLYSGALLVTCLIFLVRTTHLPFSMDKAMAILVSVPAAGFLVPLFLLLLIQAMSVSAAQRSCEGKCQYLQGYNPFDHGCASNWYLTICAPLGPKYMAEAVWLQRVAGSDWVPMQNLHFPVCPSVLRPPALSDPGSGPQPQPLSLHKPGKGPSGRGSSFPGAPHRPSVFSPAAGVPQTRLCPPLAPSHPAMPGAPASEPHLLSPVWRPVCAPPLPTSLVGVSRSSTKAY; encoded by the exons ATGATGGTGCATGTGGTGTGGGTGAACCAGAGGGCCTTCCGTCTGCAATGGTGCCAAAAGTGCTGCTTCCACCGCCCACCCCGGACCTACCACTGTCCCTGGTGCAACGTCTGTGTGGAA GACTTTGACCACCACTGCAAATGGGTTAATAACTGCATCGGTCACCGTAACTTCCGCTTCTTCATGCTGCTCGTCCTGTCCTTGTGCCTCTACTCGGGTGCCCTGCTGGTGACCTGCCTGATCTTCCTGGTGCGCACAACCCACCTGCCCTTCTCCATGGACAAGGCCATGGC CATCCTGGTGAGCGTACCCGCCGCCGGCTTCCTGGTGCCactcttcctgctgctgctgaTCCAGGCCATGTCGGTGAGCGCGGCCCAGCGCTCCTGCGAGGGTAAG TGCCAATACCTGCAGGGATACAACCCCTTCGACCATGGCTGTGCCAGCAACTGGTATTTAACAATTTGTGCACCGCTGGGACCCAA GTACATGGCTGAAGCTGTCTGGCTGCAGAGAGTGGCGGGGTCTGACTGGGTGCCCATGCAGAACCTGCACTTCCCAGTGTGCCCCTCGGTGCTCCGTCCCCCAGCCCTCTCAGACCCTGGCTCTGGCCCCCAGCCCCAACCTCTGAGTCTCCACAAACCAGGGAAGGGTCCCTCAGGGAGAGGCTCTAGTTTTCCAGGag CTCCACACAGGCCCAGTGTTTTTTCCCCTGCTGCAGGAGTGCCCCAGACGAGGCTCTGCCCACCTCTCGCCCCTTCACACCCGGCGATGCCAGGAGCCCCTGCATCTGAACCTCATCTCCTGAGCCCTGTGTGGAGGCCTGTCTGTGCCCCACCCTTGCCCACTTCCCTGGTGGGAGTGTCGAGATCCTCCACCAAAGCCTATTAA